From a region of the Bacteroidales bacterium genome:
- a CDS encoding Ldh family oxidoreductase, with product MTPQKTHFVDFNIMERFMAEVLIKVGVPEYDAKICAEVLITADKSGIDSHGFNRLKPIYFDRIKEGILNPVTNFEVVRESPATAVVDGHNGMGHVIAKRSMQIAIDKAKKTGMGMVAVRNSTHYGIAGYYALMAAKENMIGITGTNARPSIAPTFGVENMLGTNPLTFGMPTDEDFPFLLDCATSVTQRGKIELYARQGKDVPKGWVIDENGESKTNAQEILKDLVAEKAALAPLGGVGEDTAGYKGYGYAAVVEILSAALQSGSYMKMLLGYENGKKVPYPLGHFFIAIDISAFTEPEEFKHITGNILRELRASKKMPGQNRIYTAGEKEHLAWLERKNKGLAINESLQKDIIQLVKELGITGYSFPFLNK from the coding sequence ATGACTCCACAAAAAACACACTTCGTTGACTTCAACATCATGGAACGCTTCATGGCTGAAGTTCTTATAAAAGTCGGCGTACCGGAATATGATGCAAAAATATGCGCCGAAGTACTTATCACCGCTGATAAATCCGGCATTGACTCACATGGTTTTAACCGACTGAAACCGATATATTTTGACCGTATCAAAGAGGGCATTTTAAATCCTGTTACCAATTTTGAAGTTGTTAGGGAAAGTCCCGCCACCGCTGTGGTTGACGGGCATAACGGCATGGGGCATGTCATTGCAAAACGCTCCATGCAAATTGCCATTGACAAAGCAAAAAAAACCGGCATGGGAATGGTGGCGGTTCGCAACTCCACACATTACGGCATTGCCGGGTATTATGCGCTGATGGCCGCCAAAGAAAATATGATAGGTATTACGGGAACCAATGCCCGTCCTTCTATTGCACCAACTTTTGGTGTGGAAAACATGTTGGGGACAAACCCTCTGACCTTCGGCATGCCAACGGATGAAGATTTTCCCTTTTTGCTGGATTGCGCCACTTCTGTTACACAACGAGGAAAAATAGAATTGTATGCGCGGCAGGGAAAGGATGTGCCTAAAGGCTGGGTGATTGATGAAAACGGAGAATCAAAAACCAATGCTCAGGAAATTCTCAAAGACCTGGTAGCCGAGAAGGCAGCGCTGGCGCCTTTGGGAGGTGTGGGAGAAGATACAGCTGGCTATAAAGGTTATGGCTATGCTGCCGTGGTGGAAATACTTTCTGCAGCCCTGCAAAGCGGCAGCTATATGAAAATGCTGCTGGGATATGAAAACGGGAAAAAAGTCCCCTACCCGCTCGGACATTTTTTTATTGCCATTGACATCAGCGCCTTTACCGAACCTGAAGAGTTTAAACATATTACAGGCAATATTTTACGCGAGCTGCGCGCTTCAAAAAAAATGCCCGGGCAAAACCGCATTTATACCGCCGGAGAAAAAGAACACCTGGCATGGCTGGAACGAAAAAACAAAGGGCTTGCAATCAATGAATCCCTTCAAAAAGACATTATTCAATTAGTAAAAGAACTTGGAATAACCGGCTACAGTTTTCCGTTCCTGAATAAATAA
- a CDS encoding DUF2141 domain-containing protein, producing MQHKITLSVLLFMAISLSYGQNFPVLPGDSNPQNTENIFPPPVPIISIKDSIPVFDSLHGKLNIFVKNITKIIGTINIAIFNNMNSFMNKGPIFKGMIIPVNAFSMMIPFDSLPKGLYAVAVFHDEDNNGILNTNKMNIPTEGYGFSNNIASNLGPPSFAQTNFLYPGKNKTITINMVYFKFPK from the coding sequence TTGCAACATAAAATAACACTTTCGGTTCTTCTGTTCATGGCAATAAGCCTGTCATACGGTCAGAATTTCCCTGTGTTGCCCGGCGACAGCAATCCGCAAAACACAGAAAATATTTTTCCCCCGCCTGTACCTATTATTAGTATAAAAGACAGCATTCCTGTGTTTGACTCCCTGCACGGTAAACTGAATATTTTTGTTAAGAATATCACTAAAATAATCGGCACCATCAATATTGCTATTTTCAACAACATGAACAGCTTTATGAATAAAGGGCCGATTTTCAAAGGAATGATTATCCCTGTGAACGCATTCAGTATGATGATTCCTTTCGACTCCTTACCCAAAGGCCTTTATGCAGTGGCCGTATTTCATGACGAAGATAATAACGGTATCCTGAATACGAATAAAATGAATATCCCCACGGAAGGCTACGGGTTTTCAAATAATATAGCCAGCAACCTTGGCCCGCCTTCCTTTGCCCAGACCAATTTTTTATATCCCGGTAAAAACAAAACCATAACCATAAATATGGTTTATTTTAAGTTTCCGAAATAA